In Opitutales bacterium, the sequence AGCTGTCATCTGGGCACGCGCTGCTGGCTGTGAGGACCTCACGTTACTCAAATGCACCAGCGCCTATCCGGCATCCCCAGAAGAAATGAACCTGAGGAGTATGTTAAAGCTCCAGTCTGAATTTGGCACCCGCATCGGATTGTCCGATCACTCGATGGGGCATGCTGCCGCTGTAGCCGCTGTAGCGCTCGGCGCTACCGTGATCGAAAAACATTTTACACTCAGTCGTGGCGACCCGGGTCCAGACAGCGCCTTTTCGATGGAGCCTCAAGAATTTAGAGAAATGGTGGATGCCATTCGCGTCACGGAGGCCACATTGGGAGATGAGAGATGGCATCCCTGCCCGAGGGAAGAAATGAATAAGTCCTTCCGACGCTCCCTCTACTGGGTAAATTCCATCAAAGCCGGGGAGATAATTACTCCCGAACACATCCGCAGTGTCCGACCGGCGAACGGCTTAGCTCCAAAATTTTTATCGCAGATCATGGGGTGTCGCGCGGTGCTCGATGTAGAGGCACCCATGCCGGTATCAGCGGAACACATTGACCATGCACTCACTCACTGAAGATCCCCTATTCCACGAGATCCTTAGAGCGCGGCAACGTGTCTATGCAATGGCTCAGCCGACGCCACTGCAGCGAATGAAGATTGAAGGCATCGGCGAGATTTGGATCAAACGTGAGGACGTATCCCCGATACACGCGTATAAGTGGCGCGGTGCGTATAACAAAATGGCTGCGCTCGATAAAGCGGACCGCTCGCTGGGCGTCATCACCGCATCAGCGGGAAACCATGCCCAAGGCGTCGCTCTATCTGCAAAAATGCTGGGTGCCCAGGCAACCATCTATATGCCGCGCTCAACACTACAGATGAAGCAAATAGCAGTCCAAAAACATGGGGGAGATGCGGTGGATATCCGGCTCGAAGGCGATACGTTTTCCG encodes:
- the pseI gene encoding pseudaminic acid synthase, with product MQLFHEETSRVTVIAELSANHNHSYARAADLVKAAIDAGADAIKVQTYTADTITLDSDRPEFRIDQGTLWDGRRLYELYEEAHMPWEWQPELMKLCTDLGAPLFSSPFDLSAVAFLESLDWPAYKIASPEIVDRALIEACAATNKPMILSTGMASLDEIDEAVIWARAAGCEDLTLLKCTSAYPASPEEMNLRSMLKLQSEFGTRIGLSDHSMGHAAAVAAVALGATVIEKHFTLSRGDPGPDSAFSMEPQEFREMVDAIRVTEATLGDERWHPCPREEMNKSFRRSLYWVNSIKAGEIITPEHIRSVRPANGLAPKFLSQIMGCRAVLDVEAPMPVSAEHIDHALTH